From Verrucomicrobiia bacterium, a single genomic window includes:
- a CDS encoding IS982 family transposase has translation MRALQKQHIVDVFVWVDDSLPKQIKPGANSVLSDSELLAILIWDGLTEPHKNLSAVYSWVEREYRDYFPRLPKYQNFVAHCHRLLPRLVWFLGSLLASNAPLRFADSTMLPVCKPIRANRHRVAKGVAAFGRNWQGWHYGFKLHAAIDHSNRLAALVFTPANEHDNQFMERLVNEHTNILVGDSHYGGSVMRKRLWKRYRTIVIAPPHHTQRKKLAADWQMLLLHVRPKIEATFGKLKEQHFLVSSFPRSVKGYFVHYLRTLLGYQVVNS, from the coding sequence ATGCGTGCTCTACAAAAACAGCATATCGTAGATGTTTTTGTTTGGGTAGACGATAGTCTGCCCAAACAAATAAAGCCAGGAGCTAACTCGGTTCTCTCTGACAGTGAACTGCTAGCCATCCTCATCTGGGACGGACTCACCGAACCACACAAAAACCTATCTGCTGTGTACTCGTGGGTTGAGCGCGAATACCGTGATTACTTTCCAAGACTCCCGAAGTACCAGAATTTCGTGGCTCACTGCCACCGATTGTTGCCTCGACTTGTTTGGTTCCTGGGCTCGCTACTCGCGAGCAATGCACCGCTTCGCTTTGCCGATAGCACCATGCTACCGGTCTGCAAGCCGATTCGTGCCAACCGGCACAGGGTGGCCAAAGGCGTCGCCGCCTTTGGCCGGAACTGGCAGGGTTGGCACTATGGCTTCAAGTTGCATGCTGCCATTGACCACAGCAACAGACTAGCAGCGTTGGTATTTACGCCAGCCAACGAACACGACAACCAGTTTATGGAACGGCTCGTGAATGAGCACACCAACATACTGGTTGGTGATAGCCACTACGGTGGCAGTGTGATGCGAAAACGACTCTGGAAACGCTACAGAACTATTGTTATTGCACCGCCACACCATACCCAACGCAAGAAGCTTGCAGCCGACTGGCAAATGCTACTCCTCCATGTGCGGCCAAAGATTGAAGCCACCTTTGGAAAACTCAAAGAGCAACACTTCTTGGTCTCTTCGTTCCCAAGAAGTGTTAAGGGCTACTTTGTGCACTACTTACGAACCCTGCTTGGCTACCAGGTGGTTAATTCGTGA